One genomic region from Streptomyces sp. NBC_01431 encodes:
- a CDS encoding serine/threonine-protein kinase, whose amino-acid sequence MGEAGATVGHVLGGRYELVSEIGHGGMGRVWEARDTHLDRSVAVKEVLLPALPPVQQELRLQLALREARNAAALADHPNIVTVYDVLLENGSPWIVMQLVRGRSLRHVLHGSLDSKTAADANGHLSSVGVPQAVRIAQAMLDALGALHTKGLVHRDIKPHNIMLADDGRVLLTDFGIAKSESDVTVTVSGSVMGTMAYIAPERVEGEPGTSASDLFSLGVTLFEAVEGYSPFEKKNSLTGTLSAILTKPLPPMVKAGPLAPLITALTLKLPEQRPDIAQARTLLANGRVDGWEMPSSDEAVTEALPPAPADSYSKTLTTPTLTRTAQMPDRPTATAPRPQRVPAQAKSGPNRTARKAFGRVAGAVVVAAIGAAAIGAALIIRQDQATSNAACTTWSTGMAQNNTWVSNNLKSSGSPNLADFAIEEDRLAAVESQAATQTSDKTLKAAFQQAAADHTGLAAAYRGESAGAADVSAYNHSVSEYDHYFGAANHDDAVQITALCVKQ is encoded by the coding sequence GTGGGCGAGGCCGGGGCGACGGTTGGCCATGTGCTGGGCGGCCGGTACGAGTTGGTCTCGGAGATCGGCCACGGGGGCATGGGGCGGGTCTGGGAAGCCAGGGACACCCATCTGGACCGCTCGGTCGCCGTGAAGGAGGTACTGCTGCCGGCGTTGCCTCCCGTGCAGCAGGAACTGCGCCTGCAGCTGGCTCTTCGCGAGGCCAGGAACGCGGCCGCCCTCGCGGACCATCCGAACATCGTGACCGTCTACGACGTCCTGCTGGAGAACGGTTCGCCGTGGATCGTCATGCAGTTAGTGAGGGGCCGGTCGCTCCGCCACGTGTTGCACGGGTCCTTGGACTCAAAAACGGCGGCAGACGCGAACGGGCACTTGTCCTCAGTCGGGGTCCCGCAGGCCGTCCGCATCGCCCAGGCGATGCTCGACGCTCTCGGTGCGCTCCACACGAAGGGTCTCGTGCACCGCGACATCAAACCGCACAACATCATGCTGGCCGACGACGGTCGAGTGCTGCTCACCGATTTCGGTATCGCCAAGTCCGAGTCCGACGTGACGGTGACGGTGTCGGGCTCGGTGATGGGTACGATGGCGTACATCGCCCCGGAACGCGTCGAGGGCGAGCCCGGCACCTCCGCCTCGGACCTCTTCTCCCTCGGGGTGACCCTCTTCGAGGCAGTGGAGGGCTACTCGCCGTTCGAGAAGAAGAACAGCCTGACCGGAACCCTCTCGGCCATCCTCACCAAGCCGCTGCCGCCGATGGTCAAGGCCGGACCGCTGGCACCCCTCATCACGGCCCTGACACTGAAGCTGCCCGAGCAGCGACCGGACATCGCACAGGCGCGAACACTCCTGGCCAACGGGCGCGTGGACGGTTGGGAAATGCCGTCCAGCGACGAGGCAGTCACTGAAGCGCTGCCCCCGGCACCGGCTGACTCGTACTCGAAGACGCTGACGACTCCGACCCTGACCCGCACTGCCCAGATGCCTGACCGGCCGACGGCTACCGCTCCGCGCCCGCAGCGAGTGCCGGCGCAAGCGAAGTCCGGGCCGAACCGCACGGCACGAAAAGCGTTCGGCCGAGTCGCAGGCGCAGTAGTCGTCGCGGCCATTGGCGCCGCGGCCATTGGCGCCGCCCTGATCATCCGGCAGGACCAGGCGACCTCGAATGCGGCATGCACGACCTGGAGCACGGGTATGGCACAGAACAACACCTGGGTGAGTAACAACCTGAAATCGTCAGGGTCCCCTAACTTGGCGGATTTCGCCATCGAGGAAGACCGCTTGGCGGCAGTGGAATCGCAAGCCGCCACCCAGACCAGTGACAAGACGCTCAAGGCCGCATTTCAGCAGGCCGCCGCAGACCACACCGGGCTGGCGGCCGCCTACCGGGGGGAGAGCGCCGGGGCCGCCGACGTCTCCGCGTACAACCACTCCGTCTCCGAGTACGACCACTACTTCGGGGCAGCGAACCACGACGACGCCGTGCAGATCACGGCGCTCTGCGTCAAGCAGTAG
- a CDS encoding helicase associated domain-containing protein translates to MGHRRFRLRQEPRGRARLLRGESGTLAAPRHTTALDKPVGQWLTNIRRPGGLGKDPVRAERRAAQLAAVDPLGTPSALGWTVDWHRHYVGLAALLDEGALLTGIVPGVTWCGDGIGRWLLRQQRDFGRLNPEQQKRLSELGVKPAVQARTASAASGANWAGRGAEAFTRGLAALAQYVEREQRTVVPRQHNEQVTVDGQDHDVRLGVWVSNQKMRRDRLSEEQLGQLAGLGIDWA, encoded by the coding sequence GTGGGACACCGCCGCTTCCGCCTTCGCCAAGAACCTCGCGGCCGAGCGCGCCTACTTCGCGGAGAGTCCGGCACACTGGCCGCGCCCCGGCACACCACCGCACTCGACAAGCCGGTCGGGCAGTGGCTCACCAACATCCGGCGCCCCGGCGGACTCGGCAAGGACCCGGTACGCGCCGAACGGCGGGCCGCCCAGCTCGCCGCGGTCGACCCACTGGGGACGCCGTCGGCGCTCGGGTGGACCGTGGACTGGCACCGCCACTACGTCGGCTTGGCGGCCTTGTTGGACGAGGGGGCGCTGCTGACGGGCATCGTGCCGGGGGTGACATGGTGCGGTGACGGCATCGGGCGCTGGCTGCTGCGGCAGCAGCGCGACTTCGGCCGGCTCAACCCAGAGCAGCAGAAGCGGCTCAGCGAACTCGGTGTGAAACCGGCTGTGCAGGCCCGTACGGCGTCGGCGGCCAGCGGGGCCAACTGGGCCGGGCGAGGGGCGGAGGCCTTCACGCGGGGCCTGGCGGCGCTTGCGCAGTACGTCGAGCGGGAGCAGCGCACCGTGGTGCCGCGTCAGCACAACGAACAGGTCACCGTCGACGGACAGGACCACGACGTACGCCTCGGTGTATGGGTGTCCAACCAGAAGATGCGCCGCGACCGGTTGAGCGAGGAACAGCTTGGGCAGCTCGCCGGACTCGGCATCGACTGGGCGTAG
- a CDS encoding IS701 family transposase yields the protein MFEPFGRVDQRRWGAVYLRGLLLEGGRKSVEPMAARLGEDGNRQALAHFITSSPWDAAHVRARLAWRMQPVVRPTALVIDDTGFLKDGDASACVSRQYTGTAGKVTNCQAGVSLHLASDNASAAVNWRLFLPESWDPASPKANAAKVARRGRCGIPAGVGHVEKWQLALDMVDETRSWGLDVPLVIADGGYGDTAAFRLGLEGRGLDYVVGISTTTTAQPGDAQLCIPACSGRGRRAGPAYPEAAKTVKSLVLAAGKRAARPVQWREGSRPGTGRSGHKRMYSRFVALRIRPAGREIRKATAGGELPVRWLLAEWPADQDEPVQFWLSNLPETTPLATLVRTAKLRWRIENDYREMKQALGLAHFEGRTWPGWHHHVTLVSVAHAFCTLQRLTRSPKETASA from the coding sequence ATGTTCGAGCCGTTCGGGCGGGTGGATCAGCGTCGGTGGGGTGCGGTCTATCTGCGGGGGCTGCTGCTGGAGGGCGGGCGCAAGTCGGTGGAACCGATGGCCGCCCGGTTGGGCGAGGACGGCAACCGGCAGGCGCTGGCCCACTTCATCACGTCCAGCCCGTGGGACGCGGCACACGTGCGGGCCCGGCTCGCGTGGCGGATGCAGCCGGTCGTCAGACCGACGGCGCTGGTCATCGACGACACCGGGTTCCTCAAGGACGGGGACGCGTCCGCGTGTGTGTCTCGGCAGTACACGGGGACGGCGGGCAAGGTCACCAACTGCCAGGCGGGAGTGTCGCTGCACCTGGCGTCCGACAACGCGTCGGCGGCGGTGAACTGGCGTCTGTTCCTGCCCGAGAGCTGGGATCCGGCGTCGCCGAAGGCCAATGCGGCCAAGGTGGCCCGGCGTGGCAGGTGCGGTATCCCGGCCGGAGTGGGGCATGTCGAAAAGTGGCAGCTGGCCCTCGACATGGTCGACGAGACGCGGTCCTGGGGTCTTGATGTCCCCCTGGTCATCGCGGACGGCGGCTATGGCGACACCGCCGCCTTCCGCCTCGGCCTGGAGGGCCGCGGGCTCGACTACGTGGTGGGCATCTCGACCACGACCACCGCGCAGCCTGGGGACGCACAGCTGTGCATCCCGGCCTGTTCCGGCCGGGGCCGACGAGCGGGGCCGGCCTACCCAGAAGCGGCGAAGACGGTGAAGAGTCTGGTCCTTGCGGCGGGGAAACGGGCTGCGCGGCCGGTGCAGTGGCGCGAGGGCTCGCGGCCCGGGACCGGCCGCAGCGGGCACAAACGTATGTACTCCCGCTTCGTGGCCCTGCGGATCCGGCCCGCCGGACGCGAGATCCGCAAAGCCACGGCCGGGGGCGAGTTGCCGGTGCGCTGGCTGCTGGCCGAATGGCCGGCCGACCAGGACGAACCAGTGCAGTTCTGGCTGTCCAACCTGCCCGAGACCACCCCACTGGCCACCCTCGTCCGCACCGCGAAGCTCCGCTGGCGCATCGAGAACGACTACCGCGAGATGAAACAGGCCCTGGGCCTGGCCCACTTCGAGGGCCGCACCTGGCCCGGCTGGCACCACCACGTCACCCTCGTCTCCGTCGCCCACGCCTTCTGCACCCTCCAGCGACTGACCCGGTCCCCAAAAGAGACGGCGTCGGCCTGA
- a CDS encoding DUF6000 family protein, which produces MNDTTDQEDTPPPNELDQALLGGGQADRFREPGGLWQQWLQDAPHMQSDSDPTPSNLSLIRRLCAFVDECAEA; this is translated from the coding sequence ATCAACGACACAACCGATCAAGAAGACACGCCACCGCCGAACGAACTTGACCAAGCACTACTAGGAGGTGGTCAAGCCGACCGCTTCCGGGAACCGGGCGGCCTGTGGCAGCAGTGGCTCCAGGATGCACCTCACATGCAGAGCGACTCGGACCCCACCCCCTCCAATTTGAGCCTCATCCGTCGGCTTTGTGCGTTCGTCGACGAATGCGCCGAGGCATGA
- a CDS encoding ATP-binding cassette domain-containing protein: protein MTTHSVAQLTALTQGYGRRNIIDDLTLSIQPGVTGLLGPNGAGKTTLFRTLATIAPPQSGELQLFGKPVTSEREARRVRRRIGYLPQDFGYFPAFSIIDFVRYCAWLREVPAKDADSATHEALAAVGLSDRARDRMKSLSGGMLRRAGIAAAIVGSPSLLLLDEPTVGLDPAQRLDFRSLIRSLARAGAAIVLSTHLVEDVGAACDTVLVLSDGQVVHSGTPQQLAQLSTPTAPGDSPLERGYMTVLGNRGSAEEATC, encoded by the coding sequence ATGACGACTCACTCTGTCGCTCAATTGACGGCCCTTACGCAAGGGTACGGACGCCGTAACATCATCGACGATCTCACCCTGTCCATTCAGCCGGGTGTCACAGGGTTGCTGGGCCCCAATGGGGCAGGCAAGACAACACTGTTCCGTACCCTCGCCACGATCGCGCCACCACAGAGCGGAGAGCTTCAGCTCTTCGGTAAACCGGTTACCAGCGAACGAGAAGCACGGCGGGTCCGCCGCCGCATCGGCTACCTGCCCCAGGACTTCGGCTACTTCCCGGCATTCTCCATCATCGATTTCGTCCGTTACTGTGCCTGGCTGCGCGAGGTGCCAGCCAAAGATGCAGACTCCGCCACCCACGAAGCTCTGGCTGCCGTCGGGCTCAGCGACCGAGCCCGCGACCGTATGAAGTCACTGTCCGGCGGCATGCTGCGTCGCGCCGGGATCGCTGCAGCCATCGTTGGTTCTCCATCCCTGCTCCTGCTCGACGAGCCCACCGTTGGACTCGACCCAGCGCAGCGCCTCGACTTCCGTAGCCTCATCCGTTCCCTCGCTCGCGCCGGTGCTGCCATTGTGCTCAGCACTCACCTCGTGGAGGACGTGGGTGCCGCCTGTGACACCGTCCTTGTGCTGAGCGATGGCCAGGTGGTCCACAGCGGTACGCCGCAACAGCTGGCACAACTGTCTACCCCCACGGCTCCGGGAGACAGCCCGCTTGAGCGCGGCTACATGACTGTCCTGGGTAACCGCGGTTCGGCCGAGGAAGCTACATGTTGA
- a CDS encoding DUF7224 domain-containing protein encodes MLNAYRIELRRSPLLTAFPVMIAVDLVVLFGRTRYWIGVWPEASVAAQVVTLFLGPVLAGVSAWQAGRSSRAKMPEFLLAAARPSWRIEAARLAATLTLGFLAYAVGCLVAAAVSFGDAGPGFLWPSYLLLGASTLIIFASVGHLAGRWWPSAGFTPIVCALGCFISMLALPFKFNVLAGPPDTYMRPLPVVLRLLCALALAVLAVTAPPTKRKADDQMPGRGLPRHIRAVAVGAVVCAFGALAAAPAAGELRVERPASATTPLCDRAGETAPRVCVWPEHRKYLPDLTRMAQRLGQTSQPGIKIPAWFYEFGLQRTQLGDRGFDVTEGHVRAAAIAMAHQVFTESFGRCRPPRKEIQAWQAIDNIHLWLEYRSMGQDPAVADKGLHVEGVSEAQREAANAVRMPSVQQQQWVAQERSQLLRDTSWCTPDEPR; translated from the coding sequence ATGTTGAACGCCTATCGCATTGAACTGCGACGTTCCCCCCTTCTCACTGCCTTTCCCGTGATGATCGCCGTGGACCTGGTGGTGCTCTTCGGACGGACCCGGTATTGGATCGGTGTATGGCCCGAGGCGAGCGTGGCGGCACAGGTCGTCACTCTTTTCCTGGGGCCCGTCCTCGCCGGCGTCTCTGCCTGGCAGGCTGGCCGCTCGTCCCGAGCGAAGATGCCCGAGTTCCTTCTCGCGGCGGCCCGGCCGAGTTGGCGGATCGAAGCTGCACGGTTGGCCGCGACACTCACGCTGGGATTCCTCGCATACGCGGTCGGGTGTCTTGTCGCCGCAGCAGTCTCGTTCGGCGACGCAGGACCAGGATTCCTGTGGCCGTCCTACCTGCTGTTGGGGGCTTCGACCCTGATCATTTTCGCGTCCGTAGGGCATTTGGCCGGCCGATGGTGGCCGTCGGCCGGGTTCACACCCATCGTGTGCGCGCTGGGCTGTTTCATCAGCATGTTGGCACTGCCGTTCAAATTCAATGTCCTTGCGGGGCCGCCCGACACATACATGCGCCCGCTGCCGGTTGTGCTTCGCCTGCTGTGCGCTCTTGCCCTCGCTGTGCTGGCGGTGACGGCGCCGCCGACGAAGCGGAAGGCCGATGACCAGATGCCCGGCCGGGGGCTGCCACGCCACATCCGCGCTGTTGCCGTCGGGGCGGTGGTCTGCGCCTTTGGCGCTCTGGCCGCAGCTCCGGCCGCTGGAGAACTGCGCGTGGAGCGCCCAGCATCGGCGACCACGCCGCTGTGCGACCGTGCCGGCGAGACCGCTCCGCGCGTGTGCGTCTGGCCCGAGCACCGAAAGTACCTGCCGGACCTGACCCGCATGGCACAGCGCCTTGGCCAGACCTCCCAACCGGGGATCAAAATCCCGGCCTGGTTCTATGAATTCGGACTGCAACGCACCCAGTTGGGCGACCGAGGGTTCGACGTCACCGAAGGCCACGTACGCGCTGCGGCAATTGCCATGGCGCACCAGGTCTTCACCGAGTCGTTCGGCCGATGCCGACCGCCCCGGAAGGAAATCCAGGCCTGGCAAGCAATCGACAACATCCATCTGTGGCTGGAATACCGGTCCATGGGCCAGGACCCCGCCGTCGCTGACAAGGGGCTCCACGTCGAAGGGGTCTCCGAGGCCCAGCGCGAGGCTGCCAACGCTGTACGGATGCCATCAGTCCAACAACAGCAGTGGGTCGCGCAGGAGCGTAGCCAACTTCTTCGAGACACCTCCTGGTGCACGCCTGATGAACCACGCTGA